The proteins below come from a single Eptesicus fuscus isolate TK198812 chromosome 5, DD_ASM_mEF_20220401, whole genome shotgun sequence genomic window:
- the FAM219B gene encoding protein FAM219B isoform X4 encodes MAAEERGGHAARASTGAWPGGAQPAGPPSGPRGCGARRGQPTPAAAEKRGPYRMVRVPSVPAQLQRHRDVAKAALRRKGLLGASPKRPDSSGKRSVKFNKGYTALSQSPDENLVSLNSDSDGELESRYSSGYSSAEASAECLLAWGQASGSVATTAKCLSSACCVHSTMPDFPLVLQSTLSSSYSRAIGV; translated from the exons ATGGCGGCTGAGGAGCGCGGCGGGCACGCGGCGCGAGCCTCCACCGGAGCCTGGCCGGGCGGGGCACAGCCCGCGGGGCCGCCCTCCGGGCCGAGGGGCTGCGGGGCCCGCCGGGGGCAGCCGACGCCGGCGGCGGCGGAGAAGCGTGGCCCGTACAGGATGGTGCGCGTGCCTTCCGTTCCAGCCCAGCTGC AGAGGCACCGGGACGTGGCCAAGGCCGCTCTGCGGAGGAAAGGCTTGCTGGGCGCCTCGCCGAAGCGCCCCGACTCTTCAGGGAAAAG GTCAGTGAAGTTTAACAAGGGCTACACTGCTCTGAGTCAGAGTCCAGATGAAAACCTGGTGTCCCTCAACTCGGACAG TGATGGGGAGCTGGAATCCAGATACTCCTCCGGGTATTCCTCTGCAGAGGCAAGTGCAGAGTGCCTTCTTGCGTGGGGCCAGGCATCAGGCAGTGTTGCCACCACTGCCAAGTGCTTGTCtagtgcctgctgtgtgcacagCACTATGCCAGACTTCCCGTTGGTTCTCCAGTCTACTCTGTCCTCTTCCTACAGCAGAGCTATAGGTGTCTGA
- the FAM219B gene encoding protein FAM219B isoform X5, translating into MAAEERGGHAARASTGAWPGGAQPAGPPSGPRGCGARRGQPTPAAAEKRGPYRMVRVPSVPAQLQRHRDVAKAALRRKGLLGASPKRPDSSGKRSVKFNKGYTALSQSPDENLVSLNSDSDGELESRYSSGYSSAEVNQDVSRQLLQDGYHLDEIPDDEDLDLIPPKPMASTCSCCWRCAGDAFSCSLQ; encoded by the exons ATGGCGGCTGAGGAGCGCGGCGGGCACGCGGCGCGAGCCTCCACCGGAGCCTGGCCGGGCGGGGCACAGCCCGCGGGGCCGCCCTCCGGGCCGAGGGGCTGCGGGGCCCGCCGGGGGCAGCCGACGCCGGCGGCGGCGGAGAAGCGTGGCCCGTACAGGATGGTGCGCGTGCCTTCCGTTCCAGCCCAGCTGC AGAGGCACCGGGACGTGGCCAAGGCCGCTCTGCGGAGGAAAGGCTTGCTGGGCGCCTCGCCGAAGCGCCCCGACTCTTCAGGGAAAAG GTCAGTGAAGTTTAACAAGGGCTACACTGCTCTGAGTCAGAGTCCAGATGAAAACCTGGTGTCCCTCAACTCGGACAG TGATGGGGAGCTGGAATCCAGATACTCCTCCGGGTATTCCTCTGCAGAG GTGAACCAGGATGTGAGCCGCCAGCTGCTCCAGGATGGGTATCACCTGGATGAGATTCCAGATGATGAGGACTTGGACCTCATTCCCCCCAAGCCTATGGCCTCAACGTgctcctgctgctggcgctgTGCTGGGGACGCGTTCTCTTGTAGCCTCCAGTAG
- the FAM219B gene encoding protein FAM219B isoform X3 produces MAAEERGGHAARASTGAWPGGAQPAGPPSGPRGCGARRGQPTPAAAEKRGPYRMVRVPSVPAQLQRHRDVAKAALRRKGLLGASPKRPDSSGKRSVKFNKGYTALSQSPDENLVSLNSDSDGELESRYSSGYSSAEQVNQDVSRQLLQDGYHLDEIPDDEDLDLIPPKPMASTCSCCWRCAGDAFSCSLQ; encoded by the exons ATGGCGGCTGAGGAGCGCGGCGGGCACGCGGCGCGAGCCTCCACCGGAGCCTGGCCGGGCGGGGCACAGCCCGCGGGGCCGCCCTCCGGGCCGAGGGGCTGCGGGGCCCGCCGGGGGCAGCCGACGCCGGCGGCGGCGGAGAAGCGTGGCCCGTACAGGATGGTGCGCGTGCCTTCCGTTCCAGCCCAGCTGC AGAGGCACCGGGACGTGGCCAAGGCCGCTCTGCGGAGGAAAGGCTTGCTGGGCGCCTCGCCGAAGCGCCCCGACTCTTCAGGGAAAAG GTCAGTGAAGTTTAACAAGGGCTACACTGCTCTGAGTCAGAGTCCAGATGAAAACCTGGTGTCCCTCAACTCGGACAG TGATGGGGAGCTGGAATCCAGATACTCCTCCGGGTATTCCTCTGCAGAG CAGGTGAACCAGGATGTGAGCCGCCAGCTGCTCCAGGATGGGTATCACCTGGATGAGATTCCAGATGATGAGGACTTGGACCTCATTCCCCCCAAGCCTATGGCCTCAACGTgctcctgctgctggcgctgTGCTGGGGACGCGTTCTCTTGTAGCCTCCAGTAG
- the FAM219B gene encoding protein FAM219B isoform X2 translates to MAAEERGGHAARASTGAWPGGAQPAGPPSGPRGCGARRGQPTPAAAEKRGPYRMVRVPSVPAQLQRHRDVAKAALRRKGLLGASPKRPDSSGKRSVKFNKGYTALSQSPDENLVSLNSDRVIVPDRNKGCKVLACAFDRSEVRGHDCIPQVNQDVSRQLLQDGYHLDEIPDDEDLDLIPPKPMASTCSCCWRCAGDAFSCSLQ, encoded by the exons ATGGCGGCTGAGGAGCGCGGCGGGCACGCGGCGCGAGCCTCCACCGGAGCCTGGCCGGGCGGGGCACAGCCCGCGGGGCCGCCCTCCGGGCCGAGGGGCTGCGGGGCCCGCCGGGGGCAGCCGACGCCGGCGGCGGCGGAGAAGCGTGGCCCGTACAGGATGGTGCGCGTGCCTTCCGTTCCAGCCCAGCTGC AGAGGCACCGGGACGTGGCCAAGGCCGCTCTGCGGAGGAAAGGCTTGCTGGGCGCCTCGCCGAAGCGCCCCGACTCTTCAGGGAAAAG GTCAGTGAAGTTTAACAAGGGCTACACTGCTCTGAGTCAGAGTCCAGATGAAAACCTGGTGTCCCTCAACTCGGACAG AGTGATTGTCCCAGACAGAAACAAGGGATGTAAAGTTCTGGCATGTGCTTTTGACAGAAGTGAAGTGCGGGGGCATGACTGTATACCACAG GTGAACCAGGATGTGAGCCGCCAGCTGCTCCAGGATGGGTATCACCTGGATGAGATTCCAGATGATGAGGACTTGGACCTCATTCCCCCCAAGCCTATGGCCTCAACGTgctcctgctgctggcgctgTGCTGGGGACGCGTTCTCTTGTAGCCTCCAGTAG
- the FAM219B gene encoding protein FAM219B isoform X1 has translation MAAEERGGHAARASTGAWPGGAQPAGPPSGPRGCGARRGQPTPAAAEKRGPYRMVRVPSVPAQLQRHRDVAKAALRRKGLLGASPKRPDSSGKRSVKFNKGYTALSQSPDENLVSLNSDRVIVPDRNKGCKVLACAFDRSEVRGHDCIPQQVNQDVSRQLLQDGYHLDEIPDDEDLDLIPPKPMASTCSCCWRCAGDAFSCSLQ, from the exons ATGGCGGCTGAGGAGCGCGGCGGGCACGCGGCGCGAGCCTCCACCGGAGCCTGGCCGGGCGGGGCACAGCCCGCGGGGCCGCCCTCCGGGCCGAGGGGCTGCGGGGCCCGCCGGGGGCAGCCGACGCCGGCGGCGGCGGAGAAGCGTGGCCCGTACAGGATGGTGCGCGTGCCTTCCGTTCCAGCCCAGCTGC AGAGGCACCGGGACGTGGCCAAGGCCGCTCTGCGGAGGAAAGGCTTGCTGGGCGCCTCGCCGAAGCGCCCCGACTCTTCAGGGAAAAG GTCAGTGAAGTTTAACAAGGGCTACACTGCTCTGAGTCAGAGTCCAGATGAAAACCTGGTGTCCCTCAACTCGGACAG AGTGATTGTCCCAGACAGAAACAAGGGATGTAAAGTTCTGGCATGTGCTTTTGACAGAAGTGAAGTGCGGGGGCATGACTGTATACCACAG CAGGTGAACCAGGATGTGAGCCGCCAGCTGCTCCAGGATGGGTATCACCTGGATGAGATTCCAGATGATGAGGACTTGGACCTCATTCCCCCCAAGCCTATGGCCTCAACGTgctcctgctgctggcgctgTGCTGGGGACGCGTTCTCTTGTAGCCTCCAGTAG
- the MPI gene encoding mannose-6-phosphate isomerase isoform X2, translating to MGSDSEVARLLASSDPLARISEDKPYAELWMGAHPRGDAKILDSRISQRTLGQWIAENQDCLGSKVKDTFDGKLPFLFKVLSVETALSIQAHPNKELAEKLHLQAPQHYPDANHKPEMAIALTSFQGLCGFRPVEEIVTFLTKVPEFQFLVGDNATTQLKQSLSRDSQAMASALQSGFSHLMESKKQLVVEQLNLLVKRISQQVAAGNNVEDICGELLLQLHQQYPGDIGCFAIYFLNLLTLKPGEAMFLEANVPHAYLKGDCVECMACSDNTVRAGLTSKFIDVPTLCEMLSYTPSPSKDRLFPPKRSQEDPYLSLYAPPVPDFAVMKMEVPGSVTEYKVSAVDSASILLMVQGTVTASTPTAQAVIPLQRGGVLFIGANESVSLKLTVPEDLLIFRACCLL from the exons ATGGGCTCAGACAGCGAAGTGGCTCGGCTACTGGCCAGCAGTGACCCACTGGCCCGGATCTCAGAGGACAAGCCGTATGCGGAG CTGTGGATGGGGGCCCACCCCCGGGGAGATGCCAAGATTCTTGACAGTCGCATCTCTCAGAGGACCTTAGGCCAGTGGATCGCTGAGAACCAGGACTGCTTGGGCTCAAAGGTCAAGGACACCTTTGATGGCAAGCTGCCCTTCCTCTTCAAAGTGCTCTCGGTTGAAACAGCCCTCTCCATCCAGGCACACCCTAACAAG GAATTGGCAGAGAAGCTCCACCTCCAGGCTCCACAGCACTACCCTGATGCCAACCATAAGCCAGAGATGGCCATTGCCCTCACCTCCTTTCAGGGCTTATGTGGCTTCCGGCCAGTTGAGGAAATTGTGACCTTTCTGACAA AAGTGCCTGAGTTCCAGTTCCTAGTTGGAGATAACGCAACAACCCAGCTAAAGCAGAGCCTGAGCCGCGACTCCCAGGCCATGGCCTCTGCTCTGCAGAGCGGCTTCTCCCACCTGATGGAGAGCAAGAAGCAGCTGGTGGTGGAGCAGCTCAACCTGCTGGTGAAGCGGATCTCCCAGCAAG TGGCTGCAGGAAACAATGTGGAAGACATCTGTGGGGAGCTCTTACTGCAGCTGCACCAGCAGTATCCAGGTGATATTGGATGCTTTGCCATCTACTTCCTGAACCTGCTTACCCTGAAGCCAGGGGAAGCCATGTTTCTTGAGGCCAATGTGCCCCATGCCTACCTGAAAGGAG ACTGTGTGGAGTGCATGGCGTGTTCAGACAACACAGTACGTGCTGGCCTGACATCAAAGTTCATCGATGTGCCAACTCTGTGTGAAATGCTCAGCTatacccccagccccagcaagGACAGGCTCTTTCCTCCAAAACGGAGTCAGGAAGACCCCTACCTTTCTCTCTATGCACCCCCTGTACCAGACTTTGCTGTTATGAAGATGGAG GTCCCTGGTTCAGTCACTGAGTATAAAGTCTCAGCAGTGGACTCCGCCAGCATCCTTTTAATGGTGCAGGGTACAGTGACAGCCAGCactcccacagcccaggcagtAATCCCCCTGCAGCGTGGTGGGGTGCTCTTCATTGGGGCCAATGAGAGTGTCTCACTGAAGCTCACTGTGCCCGAGGACCTGCTGATATTTCGTGCTTGCTGCCTGTTGTAG
- the MPI gene encoding mannose-6-phosphate isomerase isoform X4 has product MASPRVFPLSCVVQQYAWGKMGSDSEVARLLASSDPLARISEDKPYAEELAEKLHLQAPQHYPDANHKPEMAIALTSFQGLCGFRPVEEIVTFLTKVPEFQFLVGDNATTQLKQSLSRDSQAMASALQSGFSHLMESKKQLVVEQLNLLVKRISQQVAAGNNVEDICGELLLQLHQQYPGDIGCFAIYFLNLLTLKPGEAMFLEANVPHAYLKGDCVECMACSDNTVRAGLTSKFIDVPTLCEMLSYTPSPSKDRLFPPKRSQEDPYLSLYAPPVPDFAVMKMEVPGSVTEYKVSAVDSASILLMVQGTVTASTPTAQAVIPLQRGGVLFIGANESVSLKLTVPEDLLIFRACCLL; this is encoded by the exons ATGGCCTCTCCGCGAG TGTTCCCGCTCTCCTGTGTGGTGCAGCAGTATGCCTGGGGGAAGATGGGCTCAGACAGCGAAGTGGCTCGGCTACTGGCCAGCAGTGACCCACTGGCCCGGATCTCAGAGGACAAGCCGTATGCGGAG GAATTGGCAGAGAAGCTCCACCTCCAGGCTCCACAGCACTACCCTGATGCCAACCATAAGCCAGAGATGGCCATTGCCCTCACCTCCTTTCAGGGCTTATGTGGCTTCCGGCCAGTTGAGGAAATTGTGACCTTTCTGACAA AAGTGCCTGAGTTCCAGTTCCTAGTTGGAGATAACGCAACAACCCAGCTAAAGCAGAGCCTGAGCCGCGACTCCCAGGCCATGGCCTCTGCTCTGCAGAGCGGCTTCTCCCACCTGATGGAGAGCAAGAAGCAGCTGGTGGTGGAGCAGCTCAACCTGCTGGTGAAGCGGATCTCCCAGCAAG TGGCTGCAGGAAACAATGTGGAAGACATCTGTGGGGAGCTCTTACTGCAGCTGCACCAGCAGTATCCAGGTGATATTGGATGCTTTGCCATCTACTTCCTGAACCTGCTTACCCTGAAGCCAGGGGAAGCCATGTTTCTTGAGGCCAATGTGCCCCATGCCTACCTGAAAGGAG ACTGTGTGGAGTGCATGGCGTGTTCAGACAACACAGTACGTGCTGGCCTGACATCAAAGTTCATCGATGTGCCAACTCTGTGTGAAATGCTCAGCTatacccccagccccagcaagGACAGGCTCTTTCCTCCAAAACGGAGTCAGGAAGACCCCTACCTTTCTCTCTATGCACCCCCTGTACCAGACTTTGCTGTTATGAAGATGGAG GTCCCTGGTTCAGTCACTGAGTATAAAGTCTCAGCAGTGGACTCCGCCAGCATCCTTTTAATGGTGCAGGGTACAGTGACAGCCAGCactcccacagcccaggcagtAATCCCCCTGCAGCGTGGTGGGGTGCTCTTCATTGGGGCCAATGAGAGTGTCTCACTGAAGCTCACTGTGCCCGAGGACCTGCTGATATTTCGTGCTTGCTGCCTGTTGTAG
- the MPI gene encoding mannose-6-phosphate isomerase isoform X3: protein MASPRVFPLSCVVQQYAWGKMGSDSEVARLLASSDPLARISEDKPYAELWMGAHPRGDAKILDSRISQRTLGQWIAENQDCLGSKVKDTFDGKLPFLFKVLSVETALSIQAHPNKELAEKLHLQAPQHYPDANHKPEMAIALTSFQGLCGFRPVEEIVTFLTKVPEFQFLVGDNATTQLKQSLSRDSQAMASALQSGFSHLMESKKQLVVEQLNLLVKRISQQDCVECMACSDNTVRAGLTSKFIDVPTLCEMLSYTPSPSKDRLFPPKRSQEDPYLSLYAPPVPDFAVMKMEVPGSVTEYKVSAVDSASILLMVQGTVTASTPTAQAVIPLQRGGVLFIGANESVSLKLTVPEDLLIFRACCLL from the exons ATGGCCTCTCCGCGAG TGTTCCCGCTCTCCTGTGTGGTGCAGCAGTATGCCTGGGGGAAGATGGGCTCAGACAGCGAAGTGGCTCGGCTACTGGCCAGCAGTGACCCACTGGCCCGGATCTCAGAGGACAAGCCGTATGCGGAG CTGTGGATGGGGGCCCACCCCCGGGGAGATGCCAAGATTCTTGACAGTCGCATCTCTCAGAGGACCTTAGGCCAGTGGATCGCTGAGAACCAGGACTGCTTGGGCTCAAAGGTCAAGGACACCTTTGATGGCAAGCTGCCCTTCCTCTTCAAAGTGCTCTCGGTTGAAACAGCCCTCTCCATCCAGGCACACCCTAACAAG GAATTGGCAGAGAAGCTCCACCTCCAGGCTCCACAGCACTACCCTGATGCCAACCATAAGCCAGAGATGGCCATTGCCCTCACCTCCTTTCAGGGCTTATGTGGCTTCCGGCCAGTTGAGGAAATTGTGACCTTTCTGACAA AAGTGCCTGAGTTCCAGTTCCTAGTTGGAGATAACGCAACAACCCAGCTAAAGCAGAGCCTGAGCCGCGACTCCCAGGCCATGGCCTCTGCTCTGCAGAGCGGCTTCTCCCACCTGATGGAGAGCAAGAAGCAGCTGGTGGTGGAGCAGCTCAACCTGCTGGTGAAGCGGATCTCCCAGCAAG ACTGTGTGGAGTGCATGGCGTGTTCAGACAACACAGTACGTGCTGGCCTGACATCAAAGTTCATCGATGTGCCAACTCTGTGTGAAATGCTCAGCTatacccccagccccagcaagGACAGGCTCTTTCCTCCAAAACGGAGTCAGGAAGACCCCTACCTTTCTCTCTATGCACCCCCTGTACCAGACTTTGCTGTTATGAAGATGGAG GTCCCTGGTTCAGTCACTGAGTATAAAGTCTCAGCAGTGGACTCCGCCAGCATCCTTTTAATGGTGCAGGGTACAGTGACAGCCAGCactcccacagcccaggcagtAATCCCCCTGCAGCGTGGTGGGGTGCTCTTCATTGGGGCCAATGAGAGTGTCTCACTGAAGCTCACTGTGCCCGAGGACCTGCTGATATTTCGTGCTTGCTGCCTGTTGTAG
- the MPI gene encoding mannose-6-phosphate isomerase isoform X1 → MASPRVFPLSCVVQQYAWGKMGSDSEVARLLASSDPLARISEDKPYAELWMGAHPRGDAKILDSRISQRTLGQWIAENQDCLGSKVKDTFDGKLPFLFKVLSVETALSIQAHPNKELAEKLHLQAPQHYPDANHKPEMAIALTSFQGLCGFRPVEEIVTFLTKVPEFQFLVGDNATTQLKQSLSRDSQAMASALQSGFSHLMESKKQLVVEQLNLLVKRISQQVAAGNNVEDICGELLLQLHQQYPGDIGCFAIYFLNLLTLKPGEAMFLEANVPHAYLKGDCVECMACSDNTVRAGLTSKFIDVPTLCEMLSYTPSPSKDRLFPPKRSQEDPYLSLYAPPVPDFAVMKMEVPGSVTEYKVSAVDSASILLMVQGTVTASTPTAQAVIPLQRGGVLFIGANESVSLKLTVPEDLLIFRACCLL, encoded by the exons ATGGCCTCTCCGCGAG TGTTCCCGCTCTCCTGTGTGGTGCAGCAGTATGCCTGGGGGAAGATGGGCTCAGACAGCGAAGTGGCTCGGCTACTGGCCAGCAGTGACCCACTGGCCCGGATCTCAGAGGACAAGCCGTATGCGGAG CTGTGGATGGGGGCCCACCCCCGGGGAGATGCCAAGATTCTTGACAGTCGCATCTCTCAGAGGACCTTAGGCCAGTGGATCGCTGAGAACCAGGACTGCTTGGGCTCAAAGGTCAAGGACACCTTTGATGGCAAGCTGCCCTTCCTCTTCAAAGTGCTCTCGGTTGAAACAGCCCTCTCCATCCAGGCACACCCTAACAAG GAATTGGCAGAGAAGCTCCACCTCCAGGCTCCACAGCACTACCCTGATGCCAACCATAAGCCAGAGATGGCCATTGCCCTCACCTCCTTTCAGGGCTTATGTGGCTTCCGGCCAGTTGAGGAAATTGTGACCTTTCTGACAA AAGTGCCTGAGTTCCAGTTCCTAGTTGGAGATAACGCAACAACCCAGCTAAAGCAGAGCCTGAGCCGCGACTCCCAGGCCATGGCCTCTGCTCTGCAGAGCGGCTTCTCCCACCTGATGGAGAGCAAGAAGCAGCTGGTGGTGGAGCAGCTCAACCTGCTGGTGAAGCGGATCTCCCAGCAAG TGGCTGCAGGAAACAATGTGGAAGACATCTGTGGGGAGCTCTTACTGCAGCTGCACCAGCAGTATCCAGGTGATATTGGATGCTTTGCCATCTACTTCCTGAACCTGCTTACCCTGAAGCCAGGGGAAGCCATGTTTCTTGAGGCCAATGTGCCCCATGCCTACCTGAAAGGAG ACTGTGTGGAGTGCATGGCGTGTTCAGACAACACAGTACGTGCTGGCCTGACATCAAAGTTCATCGATGTGCCAACTCTGTGTGAAATGCTCAGCTatacccccagccccagcaagGACAGGCTCTTTCCTCCAAAACGGAGTCAGGAAGACCCCTACCTTTCTCTCTATGCACCCCCTGTACCAGACTTTGCTGTTATGAAGATGGAG GTCCCTGGTTCAGTCACTGAGTATAAAGTCTCAGCAGTGGACTCCGCCAGCATCCTTTTAATGGTGCAGGGTACAGTGACAGCCAGCactcccacagcccaggcagtAATCCCCCTGCAGCGTGGTGGGGTGCTCTTCATTGGGGCCAATGAGAGTGTCTCACTGAAGCTCACTGTGCCCGAGGACCTGCTGATATTTCGTGCTTGCTGCCTGTTGTAG